A window from Drosophila nasuta strain 15112-1781.00 chromosome 3, ASM2355853v1, whole genome shotgun sequence encodes these proteins:
- the LOC132793858 gene encoding uncharacterized protein LOC132793858, whose product MSPYILKLVVLLCLSYAAFADEPLMTNPERHHKKRQIYREQVLPHAGGKIPDTAFETDRLYLNRLQKEGISIPDGIVPQQRSPQVYQYYDKSMRTVYHIALSSDGRYTPREGRYHYRQVPTVETTYLYPQAVGRPYVLVAPKHALPTYRQLQLHNPLLNQVKLQPKKVPNFLELAPTVGKSHAVSSASKAQSYQNVNLLHGPALPAFKKTSGGSKTYVDSYGKTHLYSEFDDLLSKLHLNPAMQKY is encoded by the exons atgTCGCCATATATCTTAAAATTAGTTGTGCTGCTTTGCCTGAGCTACGCTGCATTCGCCGATGAGCCGCTGATGACAAATCCGGAACGCCACCACAAG AAACGCCAAATCTATCGCGAGCAAGTGCTGCCACATGCGGGTGGCAAGATACCAGACACTGCCTTCGAGACCGATCGCCTCTATCTCAATCGTCTGCAAAAGGAGGGCATCTCCATACCCGATGGCATTGTGCCCCAGCAACGGAGTCCACAG GTCTATCAGTATTATGATAAGAGCATGCGCACCGTTTATCACATTGCCCTGAGCTCAGATGGACGTTATACGCCTCGAGAAGGTCGCTACCATTACAGACAAGTGCCCACCGTGGAGACCACTTATCTGTATCCACAGGCCGTGGGTCGTCCGTATGTGTTGGTGGCACCAAAGCATGCATTGCCCACCTATCGCCAGTTGCAGCTGCACAATCCGTTGCTCAATCAGGTGAAATTGCAGCCCAAGAAAG TGCCCAATTTTCTGGAACTAGCGCCCACGGTGGGCAAGAGTCATGCCGTTAGCAGTGCATCCAAGGCGCAGTCCTATCAAAACGTGAATCTTCTGCATGGTCCAGCGCTGCCCGCGTTCAAGAAAACCTCCGGAGGCAGCAAGACCTATGTGGATAGTTATGGCAAGACTCAT CTCTACAGCGAATTTGATGATTTGCTTAGCAAACTTCACTTGAATCCCGCAATGCAAAAGtattag
- the LOC132789465 gene encoding proton-coupled amino acid transporter-like protein pathetic isoform X1, which yields MVNVVPDNGAKHGPQEMEQFLPGDGTKYKIQPRKSDAEQALANNDFDPFAMRDNEHPTTDRETLTHLLKASLGTGILGMPIAFMYSGLVMGIISTIITAIVCTHCSYVLVKCGHKLYYRTRRTKMTFAEIAETAFQRGPKWCRPFAPVAKFSILFGLFLTYFGTCSVYTVIVAKNFEQVLEHWLKFDIDSRVLIAILLIPLIIIAWVPNLKYLAPVSMIANVFMGLGLLLTFYYLVQDLPSIADRELFTFGTLPNFFSITIFAMEAIGVVMPLENNMKTPKNFLGICGVLSQGMSGVTLIYMLLGFLGYLRYGDATHDSITLNLPTEEWPAQAVKILIGLAVYCTFGLQFYVCLEIGWDAIKEKCTKRPIFVNYVLRTVLVTAAVVLAISVPTIAPFMGLIGAFCFSILGLIFPVFIEIIVHWDTGFGAGNWIIWKNIIITLCGIFALVFGTQSAIKDIMATYSTAPTPATIPAPSTA from the exons ATGGTCAACGTTGTG CCAGACAATGGCGCCAAACATGGGCCACAGGAAATGGAACAATTCCTTCCCGGCGATGGCACCAA atACAAGATTCAGCCGCGTAAATCAGATGCCGAGCAGGCCTTGGCTAACAATGATTTCGATCCATTTGCGATGCGAGACAATGAGCATCCCACAAC TGATAGAGAAACTTTGACGCATTTGCTGAAGGCCTCGTTGGGCACTGGCATTCTGGGCATGCCCATTGCCTTCATGTACTCCGGTCTTGTCATGGGCATCATTTCCACCATCATCACTGCCATCGTCTGCACGCACTGCAGTTACGTGCTG GTCAAGTGCGGTCACAAACTGTATTACAGAACACGTCGGACCAAGATGACATTCGCTGAGATCGCCGAGACAGCATTCCAAAGGGGTCCCAAATGGTGCCGTCCGTTTGCGCCCGTAGCCAAGTTCTCCATATTGTTTGGCCTCTTTCTCACATACTTTGGCACTTGCTCCGTCTACACGGTGATTGTGGCCAAGAACTTCGAACAGGTGCTGGAGCATTGGCTGAAGTTCGATATTGATTCGCGTGTGCTCATCGCCATATTGCTGATACCATTGATCATTATTGCGTGGGTGCCCAATCTCAAGTATCTGGCGCCCGTTTCCATGATCGCCAACGTCTTCATGGGCCTGGGACTGTTGCTTACATTCTACTATCTGGTTCAGGATTTGCCATCGATTGCCGATCGTGAACTCTTCACCTTTGGCACGCTGCCGAATTTCTTCTCAATCACCATTTTTGCAATGGAGGCCATTGGTGTCGTGATGCCGCTGGAGAACAACATGAAAACGCCAAAGAATTTCCTCGGCATTTGCGGTGTCCTCAGCCAGGGCATGTCCGGTGTTACGTTGATCTATATGCTGCTCGGTTTCTTGGGTTATCTGCGCTATGGCGATGCCACCCATGATAGTATTACCCTGAATCTGCCCACAGAAGAATGGCCTGCTCAGGCTGTGAAAATTTTGATCGGTTTGGCCGTCTATTGCACATTTGGACTGCAGTTCTATGTGTGCCTAGAGATCGGCTGGGATGCCATCAAGGAGAAGTGCACCAAGCGTCCCATTTTCGTCAACTATGTGCTGCG CACCGTGCTGGTTACTGCCGCTGTTGTGTTGGCCATTTCAGTGCCTACAATAGCACCATTCATGGGTCTCATTGGTGCCTTCTGCTTCTCCATACTCGGTCTCATCTTTCCG GTCTTCATTGAGATCATTGTGCACTGGGACACCGGATTTGGTGCCGGCAATTGGATCATTTGGAAGAACATTATCATCACGTTGTGTGGCATTTTTGCTCTTGTCTTTGGCACACAGAGCGCCATCAAAGATATCATGGCAACCTACAGTACAGCCCCAACTCCAGCTACAATACCAGCGCCCTCAACGGCCTAA
- the LOC132789465 gene encoding proton-coupled amino acid transporter-like protein pathetic isoform X2, with amino-acid sequence MKDDLEPTNVELRYKIQPRKSDAEQALANNDFDPFAMRDNEHPTTDRETLTHLLKASLGTGILGMPIAFMYSGLVMGIISTIITAIVCTHCSYVLVKCGHKLYYRTRRTKMTFAEIAETAFQRGPKWCRPFAPVAKFSILFGLFLTYFGTCSVYTVIVAKNFEQVLEHWLKFDIDSRVLIAILLIPLIIIAWVPNLKYLAPVSMIANVFMGLGLLLTFYYLVQDLPSIADRELFTFGTLPNFFSITIFAMEAIGVVMPLENNMKTPKNFLGICGVLSQGMSGVTLIYMLLGFLGYLRYGDATHDSITLNLPTEEWPAQAVKILIGLAVYCTFGLQFYVCLEIGWDAIKEKCTKRPIFVNYVLRTVLVTAAVVLAISVPTIAPFMGLIGAFCFSILGLIFPVFIEIIVHWDTGFGAGNWIIWKNIIITLCGIFALVFGTQSAIKDIMATYSTAPTPATIPAPSTA; translated from the exons ATGAAAGACGACTTAGAACCCACAAACGTTGAGTTGAG atACAAGATTCAGCCGCGTAAATCAGATGCCGAGCAGGCCTTGGCTAACAATGATTTCGATCCATTTGCGATGCGAGACAATGAGCATCCCACAAC TGATAGAGAAACTTTGACGCATTTGCTGAAGGCCTCGTTGGGCACTGGCATTCTGGGCATGCCCATTGCCTTCATGTACTCCGGTCTTGTCATGGGCATCATTTCCACCATCATCACTGCCATCGTCTGCACGCACTGCAGTTACGTGCTG GTCAAGTGCGGTCACAAACTGTATTACAGAACACGTCGGACCAAGATGACATTCGCTGAGATCGCCGAGACAGCATTCCAAAGGGGTCCCAAATGGTGCCGTCCGTTTGCGCCCGTAGCCAAGTTCTCCATATTGTTTGGCCTCTTTCTCACATACTTTGGCACTTGCTCCGTCTACACGGTGATTGTGGCCAAGAACTTCGAACAGGTGCTGGAGCATTGGCTGAAGTTCGATATTGATTCGCGTGTGCTCATCGCCATATTGCTGATACCATTGATCATTATTGCGTGGGTGCCCAATCTCAAGTATCTGGCGCCCGTTTCCATGATCGCCAACGTCTTCATGGGCCTGGGACTGTTGCTTACATTCTACTATCTGGTTCAGGATTTGCCATCGATTGCCGATCGTGAACTCTTCACCTTTGGCACGCTGCCGAATTTCTTCTCAATCACCATTTTTGCAATGGAGGCCATTGGTGTCGTGATGCCGCTGGAGAACAACATGAAAACGCCAAAGAATTTCCTCGGCATTTGCGGTGTCCTCAGCCAGGGCATGTCCGGTGTTACGTTGATCTATATGCTGCTCGGTTTCTTGGGTTATCTGCGCTATGGCGATGCCACCCATGATAGTATTACCCTGAATCTGCCCACAGAAGAATGGCCTGCTCAGGCTGTGAAAATTTTGATCGGTTTGGCCGTCTATTGCACATTTGGACTGCAGTTCTATGTGTGCCTAGAGATCGGCTGGGATGCCATCAAGGAGAAGTGCACCAAGCGTCCCATTTTCGTCAACTATGTGCTGCG CACCGTGCTGGTTACTGCCGCTGTTGTGTTGGCCATTTCAGTGCCTACAATAGCACCATTCATGGGTCTCATTGGTGCCTTCTGCTTCTCCATACTCGGTCTCATCTTTCCG GTCTTCATTGAGATCATTGTGCACTGGGACACCGGATTTGGTGCCGGCAATTGGATCATTTGGAAGAACATTATCATCACGTTGTGTGGCATTTTTGCTCTTGTCTTTGGCACACAGAGCGCCATCAAAGATATCATGGCAACCTACAGTACAGCCCCAACTCCAGCTACAATACCAGCGCCCTCAACGGCCTAA